The Calditrichota bacterium DNA segment TCGAACTGACGATCAAACTGGCACCGCGGGTGTCGGATCGTATCGTTCCCGGGGACGCCCTCGAGCGCTTGAGACAGGGCTGATTCCCAGTACCAAATTTATCAATACTCAATGAAGTTTTTTATCGATACCGCCAATCTGGCACAGATCAGGGACGCCTCGGCAATGGGCGTACTCGACGGCGTGACGACGAATCCGTCGCTGGTGGCGAAGGAGGGCAAGCCTTACGAACCGCTTCTGAAGGAGATTTGTGAACTTGTGGACGGGCCGGTCTCAGCGGAGGTAACCGCTACCGACCTGAAGGGAATGCTGCGCGAGGGAAAGAAACTGGCGAAGATCCACCCCAACATCGTGGTGAAGTTGCCGATCACCCGCGACGGCGTAGCGGCCTGCGTCGAATTGGCGCGAGCCGGCATCCACACCAACATGACGCTCTGCTTTACGCCGCTTCAGGCATTAGTCGTCGCCAAGGCCGGAGCCTCGTTCGTCAGCCCCTTTGTCGGACGGCTCGACGACATCAGTTTTGATGGAATGCAGTTGATCCGTGACATCGTGCAGATTTACGACAACTACGACTTTGGGACGCAGGTGCTGGTGGCTTCGGTGCGGCACCCGGTGCACCTCCTGGAAGCCGCGCTTGCCGGCGCCGACATCGCGACGATCCCTTACGACGTTATTACGAAGATTCTAAGCCATCCGTTGACCGACGCCGGGCTGCAAAAGTTCCTCGACGACTGGAAAAAGGGCGGGCAGAAGATATGACACACTTCCCCAAAGGGGATAGTCCGTTTCACCCCGGCAAGCCGGTTCCGGTGGAACTGTTTGTCGGACGACGCGAACAAATCGAGCGTATTTTATCTCGTGGTGCTGGGCCGGTTTCGCGAGGCAATCCAAAGACGGTCTTCATCCAGGGTGAGTATGGAATCGGAAAGACCTCGCTCGCTCATTACATCCAATGGCAGGCAGAATTGAACTATGGCTTGCAGCCAATCTATGTCACCCTGGGGGGAGCCAGCACGCTTGACGACGTCGCCGCGGCGGTGTTGACCAGTGTGACCAAGGCGGCAGTTTCAAGCCAGTCGATCTGGAACCGTGCCAAAGACATTGTGGCGAAATATGTTATTATGGAGAAGAGTATTCTGGGGTTTAGACTTAACCTCGAGGCTCTT contains these protein-coding regions:
- the fsa gene encoding fructose-6-phosphate aldolase, whose protein sequence is MKFFIDTANLAQIRDASAMGVLDGVTTNPSLVAKEGKPYEPLLKEICELVDGPVSAEVTATDLKGMLREGKKLAKIHPNIVVKLPITRDGVAACVELARAGIHTNMTLCFTPLQALVVAKAGASFVSPFVGRLDDISFDGMQLIRDIVQIYDNYDFGTQVLVASVRHPVHLLEAALAGADIATIPYDVITKILSHPLTDAGLQKFLDDWKKGGQKI